In a single window of the Bacteroidales bacterium genome:
- a CDS encoding TylF/MycF family methyltransferase, protein MNFKRSILGIVDSILSRKRFYLMRSLVLRDKLKTLPNSLDYVRYFMLELCYEEIIANNVKGNTAELGVYKGDFSRQINYLFSDRKIYLFDTFKGFDTKDIRIDQENEFSYGNQDFSDTSVDAVMKKMPYPDNCIIKKGFFPETAFGISDSFCFVSIDADLFKPIYEGLNFFYPLLEKGGYIFVHDYNNNLYKGAKQAVLKFCKENNISFIPIPDTCGTVIILK, encoded by the coding sequence ATGAATTTTAAAAGATCAATCCTTGGTATTGTTGACTCTATTTTATCTAGAAAACGCTTTTATCTGATGAGATCTCTTGTTTTAAGAGATAAACTAAAAACGTTGCCAAATTCTCTTGATTATGTTAGATACTTTATGTTAGAGCTTTGTTATGAAGAAATTATAGCTAATAACGTGAAAGGAAACACTGCAGAGCTTGGTGTATATAAAGGAGATTTTTCAAGGCAAATAAATTATTTGTTTTCTGACAGAAAAATCTATTTGTTTGATACTTTTAAAGGATTTGATACCAAAGATATTCGAATTGATCAGGAAAATGAATTTTCATATGGCAATCAGGATTTCTCAGACACAAGTGTAGATGCAGTAATGAAAAAAATGCCATATCCTGATAATTGCATAATTAAAAAAGGATTTTTCCCGGAAACGGCTTTCGGAATTTCTGATTCTTTTTGTTTTGTGAGCATTGATGCAGATTTGTTTAAACCAATATACGAAGGCTTGAATTTTTTTTATCCATTATTGGAAAAAGGGGGGTACATTTTTGTTCATGATTATAATAATAATTTATATAAAGGAGCCAAGCAAGCCGTTTTGAAATTTTGTAAAGAAAATAATATATCATTTATACCAATACCTGATACGTGTGGAACTGTAATTATATTAAAATAG
- a CDS encoding T9SS type A sorting domain-containing protein, whose protein sequence is MRTHFFTIAIAQLLIFISIKAFPQWIPSDTGLPDAISVKYFLKVNSRVLAATSKGIYVSDDDGHSWIQKNNGLHKLNVANIQYEGPDLYLIGGDSLYKSTDNGDNWIYINAMPSTYCYELLVFSDIIFTSVGSSVRASYDHGLTWIPKNNGLLETGHLVAITALDSMLFVGFSDGGIWYSVDTANTWQQIDTGFIPNDSYVFNFATQNHNLLCAIWSTSGSLLQSNNYGQSWNNISYFTSMEVEQVYWFGNDIFVVTDNGSPDSTTTIYRSNDNGSNWYPYNQGVKIQSWTRTFIVVNNDVLCGTQPIEPHYNQPQYDSVGIWRRSLTQSGIEKEISDENSILVYPNPATNHLYIENKSNDKLFSIYNIQGQLILKGLLQHDINNINITDLSEGVYIIHMFDNYSILTKRILKK, encoded by the coding sequence ATGAGAACACATTTTTTCACCATTGCAATTGCACAGTTATTAATTTTTATTTCAATTAAAGCATTTCCACAATGGATTCCTTCTGATACTGGATTACCTGATGCAATTTCAGTGAAATATTTCCTAAAAGTAAACTCAAGAGTTTTAGCAGCAACTTCAAAAGGTATTTATGTCTCCGATGATGATGGTCATTCGTGGATACAAAAAAATAATGGATTGCATAAACTAAACGTAGCTAACATTCAGTACGAAGGTCCCGACCTTTATTTAATCGGCGGTGACAGTTTATACAAATCTACTGATAATGGAGATAATTGGATTTATATTAATGCGATGCCTTCGACATACTGCTATGAATTATTAGTTTTTTCTGACATAATCTTTACTTCCGTGGGCTCAAGTGTTCGTGCTTCATATGACCATGGTTTGACTTGGATTCCAAAAAATAATGGTCTACTTGAGACAGGTCATCTGGTAGCAATTACAGCATTAGACAGTATGCTTTTTGTTGGATTTAGCGATGGTGGTATTTGGTACTCAGTCGACACAGCAAACACATGGCAGCAAATAGACACTGGATTTATACCAAATGATAGTTATGTCTTTAATTTTGCAACGCAAAATCATAATCTTTTATGTGCAATTTGGAGCACATCAGGCTCGTTACTTCAATCAAATAATTATGGCCAATCATGGAATAATATAAGTTATTTTACATCAATGGAAGTAGAACAGGTTTATTGGTTTGGAAATGATATTTTTGTTGTTACGGATAATGGTTCTCCTGATTCTACAACGACAATATATCGTTCAAATGATAATGGTAGTAATTGGTATCCATACAATCAAGGAGTAAAAATACAATCATGGACTAGAACCTTTATCGTGGTAAATAATGATGTATTATGCGGCACTCAACCCATTGAACCTCATTATAACCAACCCCAATATGACAGTGTGGGTATCTGGAGGCGTTCTCTTACTCAAAGTGGTATTGAAAAAGAAATATCAGATGAAAATAGTATCCTTGTTTATCCAAATCCTGCAACAAACCATTTGTATATTGAAAATAAATCAAATGATAAATTGTTTTCTATTTACAACATTCAAGGCCAATTAATATTAAAAGGGTTGTTGCAACATGACATA
- a CDS encoding T9SS type A sorting domain-containing protein, translating to MKKIFIALFMFVSISAFSQQYDMLFATVKHDTVTILDSNAFRNCVAEMNIWHYYIDNNQIKLYETDTMYDLATCSCLLDFKVTIAGLTNANYVAEIYQFYSAMPQDTTYIGSVNFTISNKNTKDTSYIINEYVNPCHYLNGISEMENETGIGLFPNPTTNEVTIKYALPLGVNNGVIVFYNLQGNEIKRFTIDRTFTTLLISTEDIASGMYYCQLQTTGQKSVCKKLIVIK from the coding sequence ATGAAAAAAATATTTATTGCACTTTTCATGTTTGTGAGTATTTCTGCTTTTTCACAGCAATATGATATGCTTTTCGCCACAGTTAAACATGATACCGTAACTATATTAGACAGTAATGCATTTCGAAATTGTGTAGCAGAAATGAATATTTGGCATTATTATATCGACAACAATCAAATAAAACTTTATGAAACAGATACAATGTATGACTTAGCGACATGCAGCTGTCTGTTGGATTTTAAAGTAACGATTGCAGGACTGACTAATGCAAACTATGTTGCAGAAATTTATCAATTTTATTCTGCGATGCCTCAAGATACCACCTATATTGGGTCTGTAAATTTTACAATAAGTAATAAAAATACAAAAGACACATCATATATTATAAACGAATACGTAAATCCTTGCCATTACTTAAATGGCATTTCAGAAATGGAAAATGAGACTGGCATAGGTTTATTTCCTAACCCAACGACTAACGAAGTTACAATAAAATATGCTTTACCGCTGGGTGTAAATAATGGTGTAATAGTTTTTTACAATTTACAAGGTAACGAGATAAAGCGTTTTACGATAGACAGAACATTTACAACGCTGCTCATCTCGACAGAAGACATTGCCTCGGGTATGTATTACTGCCAGTTACAGACGACAGGGCAAAAGAGCGTCTGCAAAAAATTGATTGTGATAAAATAA
- a CDS encoding class I SAM-dependent methyltransferase — MSNAKQTIHEFDLNVIYDYFLNTERQGPGSPEITLKALSFIDGLTEKSKIADIGCGTGGQTMVLAKNTAGEITGVDACPDFINKFNQNAQTKNLQDRVKGIIGNMEKLPFQEDELDLIWSEGAIYNIGFEQGLKEWRKFLKKGGYIAITENTWFSEERPAEIQDFWQKAYPEIDTISNKVAQMQKEGYLPVATFVVPNTIWTDYYAQQPQMQESFLKKYKGNKSAEEFIGYQRYEAELYRKYHKYYGYVFYIGKRIK, encoded by the coding sequence ATGAGCAATGCAAAACAAACGATACACGAATTCGACTTGAATGTTATATATGATTATTTTTTGAACACAGAACGGCAAGGTCCAGGAAGTCCCGAAATAACGCTCAAAGCATTGAGTTTTATAGACGGTCTTACTGAAAAATCCAAAATTGCCGATATTGGCTGCGGAACAGGTGGCCAAACAATGGTACTGGCGAAAAACACAGCGGGCGAAATTACCGGTGTTGATGCTTGCCCCGATTTTATAAATAAATTCAACCAAAATGCCCAAACCAAAAATCTTCAGGATAGAGTTAAAGGTATTATCGGGAATATGGAAAAACTACCGTTTCAGGAAGATGAATTGGACTTGATTTGGTCGGAAGGTGCAATTTATAACATTGGATTTGAACAAGGGCTGAAGGAATGGCGGAAATTTCTGAAAAAGGGCGGATATATTGCAATTACAGAAAATACTTGGTTTAGCGAAGAACGGCCCGCCGAAATTCAGGATTTTTGGCAAAAAGCCTATCCCGAGATTGACACAATATCTAACAAGGTTGCTCAAATGCAAAAAGAAGGTTATCTTCCGGTTGCTACTTTTGTCGTGCCCAATACTATCTGGACGGACTATTATGCTCAGCAACCACAAATGCAGGAATCTTTTCTGAAAAAATATAAAGGTAATAAATCCGCAGAAGAATTTATAGGCTATCAGCGTTATGAGGCAGAGTTATATCGGAAATACCATAAATATTATGGGTATGTGTTTTATATCGGGAAAAGAATCAAATAA